The Eriocheir sinensis breed Jianghai 21 chromosome 58, ASM2467909v1, whole genome shotgun sequence sequence TAATTAAGTGTTTATTGGGCAttttaacaaaaataaaataggtACATTTTAAATGAGAACTACCGTAAAATATCAAACTTTTTTGCCTTTCAGGGACTGGTACAGCAAGTATACGAGTTCGTGACATAAATGACATGCCACCCAAGTTCACCAAGGAGGAATGGCAGACAGAAGTTGCCGAGACTGAAGGAACTATTTTACCTGACCAAGCTATCCTTACTGTCACTGTTCATGATGAGGATGAAACAAATAAATTCCATTATAAAGTAATTGAATCTTCTGGTTATGGAGCAGACAAGTTCACAATGGTGAGGAACAATGATGGCACAGGTTCTCTTAAGATAGTTCAGCCCTTGGACTATGAAGATCCAATGCAGCGTGGTGGATTCAGATTTAAAATCCAAGTGAATGATAAGGGAGAAGACAATGATGCAGAAAAGTACCACGTGGCTTACTCTTGGGTCAAGGTTGAACTACGGGACATAAATGACAATAAGCCCCAATTTGTTAAACCCAACATTGAAGTCCCAGTGTTTGAGAATGCAGAAATTGGAAAGAGCTTGGAGACTTTCAAGGCCACAGATCCAGATCAAGGTGGGCAAAGCAAAGTGCTTTATGCCATAGACCGTACATCAGACCGAAGGAGGCAGTTTTCCATTGATGGTGCAGGGACAGTGAAGATCCAGAGAAGTTTAGACAGAGAGGAAAATCCCCGCCACTCAGTCAAGATCTTGGCCATTGATGATGGCACTCCAGCAAAAACTGCCACTGCCACTCTCACAGTTATTGTCCAAGACATCAATGATAACTCTCCCAGATTCCTGAAAGATTACCGCCCAGTTCTTCCTGAGAATCAATCTCCCCGAAAAATAGTAGAAGTCTTAGccactgatgatgatgatcgtTCAAAAGGTAATGGGCCTCCCTTCCACTTCCGAATGGACTCAACAGCTTCAGATGAAATCCGTGCCTCCTTCAAAGTAGAGCACATACCCAAGGGGGCCAATGGAGATGGTATGGCAGTTATATCTTCTTTGCGCACTTTTGACAGAGAAGTGCAAAAGGAATACCATGTGCCTATTGTGATCAAGGATGCTGGCACACCCCAGATGACAGGCACCTCAACCCTCACCATTATTATTGGAGATGAAAATGACAATAAAATGCAGCCAGGTTCAAAAGAAATCTTTGTTTATAATTACAAAGGTCAAGCTCCAGAGACTCCAATTGGCCGTGTCTATGTGTATGACCTGGATGATTGGGATCTGCCAGACAAAAAGTTTAATTGGGCAATTGAGGCACATCCAAACTTTAAATTAAATGAAGATGATGGCATGATCACCATGAAGCGTGGCACTGGTGATGGCACTTACTTCCTCCAATTCCATGTGTATGACCGCAAACATACACAAACTGATGTGGAAGCCAATGTAACTGTAACAGTAAAGGAGATCCCAGAAATTGCTGTCATTAACTCAGGCTCCATCAGAATAGCCAACATGACAGATGAGGACTTTATTAGAATATGGAACTATAAAACCCAACGAGTGGTACGTAGTAAAGCAGACATATTCAGAGAGAAGATTGCTCGGTTGGTGGGGACAAAAGTAGAGAATGTGGATGTGTTTAGCATTCAGCTTCGGCAAGTGCGACCCCCAATCACTGATATACGTTTCTCAGCACATGGCTCACCTTACTACCATCCTATCAAGTTGGATGGATTGGTTCTTCAGCACCGAGCAGACATTGAGGCTGAGGTTGGCATTAATATCACCATGGTTGGCATTGATGAATGTCTGTATGAAAATGTGGCATGTGAAGGCTCTTGCACCAACCACTTAGTCATCTCTAGCCTGCCTTACATGGTTAACGCTAACAAAACATCTTTGGTGGGTGTTCGAACTGAAGTTGTGCCGGAATGTACTTGTGGAGCCAGAAACTTCTCCCAGGAAGAGTCTTGCCGCCCAAACCCATGCTACAATGGTGGTCGATGCATTGAGGGCAAATCTGGGGTGCACTGCAGATGCCCTGATGGGTATGATGGACCTCGGTGCCAGATGGTGACCCGTACTTTTAGAGGGAATGGGTTTGCTTGGTTCCCTCCCTTCAAGATGTGTGACAATTCCCATGTCAGTCTTGAGTTCCTCACAAGACGCCCTGATGGCCTCCTATTCTACAATGGTCCCATAACCCCTCCAGAGACGGATGAGGTAATTGTGTCAGATTTCATTGCCTTAGAACTTGAAAATGGGCGACCCAGGCTGCTCATTGATTTTGGGTCTGGTACACTTCAACTGCGCGTCAACACCAAGGCCAGCTTGAATGATGGCAAGTGGCACCGAATTGACATTTTCTGGGATACTGAGGTAAGGCAACAGTTGCACTGTACACAAAAACAACTTTTCCActgatatatatttctttaagtttTGATTTCAAACTATGCTCCTAGAGTAACCTTTTCAGAATGGTTGCTAAACCATAACAAAGAATATTCAGTATTAATATGAACATCTGGCTAATGTTGTACTTCATAATTATCTATGTTTAATTCTGAAGCTAAAGTTAGAAAGTGACTAAAATATTGCCCACATACTTCATCATGCCTTCCTTTTCATaagtttttctcttatttcagttTGTGAGAATCGATGTTGACCATTGTGTAGCAGCAGAGGTTCAGGAACCAGAAGATGGCAGTGACCCAATCTTTGAGTCCTCAGGATGTCAGGCCACAGGGTCTATTCCTGCCTTCAATGAATACCTCAATGTCAATGCTCCTCTACAAGTAGGAGGCCGTGCCCATGAGCCACCAGATCCCAGCCTTTATAAATGGTCACATGTTCCACATGGCAAATTCTTCAGTGGCTGCATCAGAAATCTCATGGTGAATAGTGAACTTTATGATCTGGCTCGGCCTGGCCAGCATCGCAACACCCAGATGGGTTGTCCACAATTAGAGGAAGCATGTCGCAGCAATTCTATTGTACCTACTTGTGGACCTAATGGGATTTGCTCAGGCTCTCTCTCCCAACCAGTGTGCAAATGCAAACCTGGCTGGACAGGACCCACTTGCGATGAGCCTACAAACTCCTCCTACTTTGAGACTCAGTCCTATGTGAAGTATGCTCTTTCCTTCAAACCTAATTCCTTTAGTACTGAAATTCAGCTAAGGTTCCGCACTTGGCAGGAATATGGGGAACTGTTCCGAATCTCTGACCAACACAACAGGGAATATGGTATCCTAGAGATCAAGGATGGGAGATTACGTTTCCGGTACAACCTGAACAGCCTCAGAACAGAAGAACATGATTTGTGGTTGTCAGCAGTGGCTGTTAATGATGGTATCTGGCACTCAGTCCTTGTTGAGCGCCATGGCTCTACCTCCACTCTTATGCTGGATGGAGGTGAAGGACGTCGTTACAATGAAACAATGGCTTTCTCCGGGCACATGCTGATGGATGTTGACAAGCAAGAGGGAGTTTATGCAGGAGGCAAGGCAGAGTACACAGGCATCAGGACCTTTGAGGTGTACAATGATTACAAATTAGGTGAGTTGCTATTTCTTTGTGAATTCTGTCATGGTATAATTTTGGTAGATGTTTTGGCAAAGGGTGATACTATGTCACTTGGAAATCTGTAGGAAACAACTTTGTGATGAAATCTGTGTGCATAATTACATGGCTGTGGTCAGCAGAGTAGCCCAAAGTGATAAACACAAAATGGTAAAGAAGGGCAGATCTCTCAAAGAAGGGCAGCTGTAGATATGTATCTGTTGTAGTGACCCTAAGATGGGTTTAGAAGGGAAGTTTTCTTGCAGGAAAGATCATTAACATCTTTTTGGAATTTAGCTGtgattacttcccttccttttcaactTGTGTAAAATCTGATGATGTCATCTTGTTGAGAACTTTTCTCTTGCATACAATTATTT is a genomic window containing:
- the LOC126985149 gene encoding neural-cadherin-like isoform X1, producing the protein MAANVLIPILFPLSDDLDHPNVTKFIRIGIADKNDNPPFFDKTLYEAEVDENEDIQHTVLTVTAKDLDESSRIRYEITNGNIGGAFAVKNMTGAIYVAGPLDYETRKRYELTLVATDSVNEATTKVVILIADVNDRPPEFDRPSYEATIEEERSDGLPIAIIKVVATDGDRDREQDIVYFLTGQGIYVENPDQSQFEVNRTSGEIFVRKPLDRDHPKGRPQWRFTVFAQDEGGNGLVGYADVQVNLKDINDNAPIFPQMVYFGNVTENGTQGMVVMTMTAEDYDDANEGTNAKLTYSIEKNVIDENTATPIFEIEPDTGVIKTAVCCLDREKTPDYSIQVVAVDGGGLKGTGTASIRVRDINDMPPKFTKEEWQTEVAETEGTILPDQAILTVTVHDEDETNKFHYKVIESSGYGADKFTMVRNNDGTGSLKIVQPLDYEDPMQRGGFRFKIQVNDKGEDNDAEKYHVAYSWVKVELRDINDNKPQFVKPNIEVPVFENAEIGKSLETFKATDPDQGGQSKVLYAIDRTSDRRRQFSIDGAGTVKIQRSLDREENPRHSVKILAIDDGTPAKTATATLTVIVQDINDNSPRFLKDYRPVLPENQSPRKIVEVLATDDDDRSKGNGPPFHFRMDSTASDEIRASFKVEHIPKGANGDGMAVISSLRTFDREVQKEYHVPIVIKDAGTPQMTGTSTLTIIIGDENDNKMQPGSKEIFVYNYKGQAPETPIGRVYVYDLDDWDLPDKKFNWAIEAHPNFKLNEDDGMITMKRGTGDGTYFLQFHVYDRKHTQTDVEANVTVTVKEIPEIAVINSGSIRIANMTDEDFIRIWNYKTQRVVRSKADIFREKIARLVGTKVENVDVFSIQLRQVRPPITDIRFSAHGSPYYHPIKLDGLVLQHRADIEAEVGINITMVGIDECLYENVACEGSCTNHLVISSLPYMVNANKTSLVGVRTEVVPECTCGARNFSQEESCRPNPCYNGGRCIEGKSGVHCRCPDGYDGPRCQMVTRTFRGNGFAWFPPFKMCDNSHVSLEFLTRRPDGLLFYNGPITPPETDEVIVSDFIALELENGRPRLLIDFGSGTLQLRVNTKASLNDGKWHRIDIFWDTEFVRIDVDHCVAAEVQEPEDGSDPIFESSGCQATGSIPAFNEYLNVNAPLQVGGRAHEPPDPSLYKWSHVPHGKFFSGCIRNLMVNSELYDLARPGQHRNTQMGCPQLEEACRSNSIVPTCGPNGICSGSLSQPVCKCKPGWTGPTCDEPTNSSYFETQSYVKYALSFKPNSFSTEIQLRFRTWQEYGELFRISDQHNREYGILEIKDGRLRFRYNLNSLRTEEHDLWLSAVAVNDGIWHSVLVERHGSTSTLMLDGGEGRRYNETMAFSGHMLMDVDKQEGVYAGGKAEYTGIRTFEVYNDYKLGCLDDIRLEGKHLPLPPGLNGTQWGQATMFRNLVKNCISQNQCVNVTCLSPFTCKDLWMKHECGCPEGSIPNLSASTCVNIDECELWQPCFNGVCVDLEPEMGGYECHCVDGYHGTDCNIFLEETVLQPSTDFVIAIVLCILVLLFLVLVFVVYNRQKERHFPKADPYDDVRENIINYDDEGGGEDDMTAFDITPLQIPVGPAIGNGGPLLGKMPYGPGGQPDVGVFISEHKNKADNDPNAPPFDDLRNYAYEGGGSTAGSLSSLASGTDDNEQDFDYLNNWGPRFSKLADMYGHGESEEEEDH
- the LOC126985149 gene encoding neural-cadherin-like isoform X2, coding for MDAILQVITNSTLLVTKFIRIGIADKNDNPPFFDKTLYEAEVDENEDIQHTVLTVTAKDLDESSRIRYEITNGNIGGAFAVKNMTGAIYVAGPLDYETRKRYELTLVATDSVNEATTKVVILIADVNDRPPEFDRPSYEATIEEERSDGLPIAIIKVVATDGDRDREQDIVYFLTGQGIYVENPDQSQFEVNRTSGEIFVRKPLDRDHPKGRPQWRFTVFAQDEGGNGLVGYADVQVNLKDINDNAPIFPQMVYFGNVTENGTQGMVVMTMTAEDYDDANEGTNAKLTYSIEKNVIDENTATPIFEIEPDTGVIKTAVCCLDREKTPDYSIQVVAVDGGGLKGTGTASIRVRDINDMPPKFTKEEWQTEVAETEGTILPDQAILTVTVHDEDETNKFHYKVIESSGYGADKFTMVRNNDGTGSLKIVQPLDYEDPMQRGGFRFKIQVNDKGEDNDAEKYHVAYSWVKVELRDINDNKPQFVKPNIEVPVFENAEIGKSLETFKATDPDQGGQSKVLYAIDRTSDRRRQFSIDGAGTVKIQRSLDREENPRHSVKILAIDDGTPAKTATATLTVIVQDINDNSPRFLKDYRPVLPENQSPRKIVEVLATDDDDRSKGNGPPFHFRMDSTASDEIRASFKVEHIPKGANGDGMAVISSLRTFDREVQKEYHVPIVIKDAGTPQMTGTSTLTIIIGDENDNKMQPGSKEIFVYNYKGQAPETPIGRVYVYDLDDWDLPDKKFNWAIEAHPNFKLNEDDGMITMKRGTGDGTYFLQFHVYDRKHTQTDVEANVTVTVKEIPEIAVINSGSIRIANMTDEDFIRIWNYKTQRVVRSKADIFREKIARLVGTKVENVDVFSIQLRQVRPPITDIRFSAHGSPYYHPIKLDGLVLQHRADIEAEVGINITMVGIDECLYENVACEGSCTNHLVISSLPYMVNANKTSLVGVRTEVVPECTCGARNFSQEESCRPNPCYNGGRCIEGKSGVHCRCPDGYDGPRCQMVTRTFRGNGFAWFPPFKMCDNSHVSLEFLTRRPDGLLFYNGPITPPETDEVIVSDFIALELENGRPRLLIDFGSGTLQLRVNTKASLNDGKWHRIDIFWDTEFVRIDVDHCVAAEVQEPEDGSDPIFESSGCQATGSIPAFNEYLNVNAPLQVGGRAHEPPDPSLYKWSHVPHGKFFSGCIRNLMVNSELYDLARPGQHRNTQMGCPQLEEACRSNSIVPTCGPNGICSGSLSQPVCKCKPGWTGPTCDEPTNSSYFETQSYVKYALSFKPNSFSTEIQLRFRTWQEYGELFRISDQHNREYGILEIKDGRLRFRYNLNSLRTEEHDLWLSAVAVNDGIWHSVLVERHGSTSTLMLDGGEGRRYNETMAFSGHMLMDVDKQEGVYAGGKAEYTGIRTFEVYNDYKLGCLDDIRLEGKHLPLPPGLNGTQWGQATMFRNLVKNCISQNQCVNVTCLSPFTCKDLWMKHECGCPEGSIPNLSASTCVNIDECELWQPCFNGVCVDLEPEMGGYECHCVDGYHGTDCNIFLEETVLQPSTDFVIAIVLCILVLLFLVLVFVVYNRQKERHFPKADPYDDVRENIINYDDEGGGEDDMTAFDITPLQIPVGPAIGNGGPLLGKMPYGPGGQPDVGVFISEHKNKADNDPNAPPFDDLRNYAYEGGGSTAGSLSSLASGTDDNEQDFDYLNNWGPRFSKLADMYGHGESEEEEDH